The DNA segment GTCCCGGCCATGCTTCCAATCACCGGTTGAGTGGAAAGTCGCGGGCCGCCACTGTGCATTAAGCGGGTCTTCATCCGCAGTGGCTGCGAAGAGTTTATAAGCGAGGATGAGATTCCTTGGAAAGCCCTGTATGGGGGGAAAGCCTGCTTCCAAAATTGATTGCAGACTTTGGCAAGCCGCGGTATATCCGGCGTCTGGCCGATCCCGGCGCAGCAGCAAGGCGGTGGCCGTGTGCATGCCGCTTCCGGTCACGGTCCCGCTCCGGGGTGCGGGGCGACACGGGCGTACAGTGGGTTGCACGCCACAATCCAGGCAAAAAAAAGAGGACTTCAACCGAAGTCCTCTTGTGGCGATGGCGCTCGGGGGGGCACCGCTGCAGGTTCGCAGACCGGCTGGCGGTCAGGACTGGGCGGGCTGCGGCAGCCTTGCCATCAGATCCCGCGCGGCTGCTTGCGGATCGGGCGCATTCACCAGTGCGCGCACCACGGCAATGGAGCCGACACCGGTAGCTGCGATGTCGCCGAACTGTTCCGCGGCAATGCCGCCGATGGCCACCAGCGGGTAGGCCTGCATCAGCCGCACATAGGCTTGCAGACGGGCCACGCCCTGGGGGGCGGTGGCCATTTTCTTGAGCGTGGTGGGGAACACGGCGCCCAGGGCGATGTAGCTGGGCTGCACGGCATGGGCGCGCACCATTTCGGCGTAGCCGTGGGTGCTGACGCCCAGGCGCAGGCCGCTGGCGTGGATGGCGGCCAGGTGCTCGCCGGCCAGCGCGTCCAGGTCTTCCTGGCCGACGTGGATGCCGTAGGCGCCGGCGTCGATGGCTTCGCGCCAGTGGTCGTTGATGAACAGGCGGGCGTTGGTGCCCTGGACAGCTGCAACCGCTGCACGCACTTCGGCACGGATGGCAGCGGCGTTGTCGCTTTTGAAACGCAGTTGCACCGTGGGCACCCCGGCGCGGGCCATGCGGCCCACCCATTCGGCCGTGGGCAGCACGCCGTATAGGCCCAGCTGGCGCGGGCAGGCAGGGAAGGCTTGGGCGGGATCGGCACCGGCCAGGCCGAAGTCCTGGGGATCGTCCGGCCAGTGGGTGACGTCGAAGTGGTTGGTCCGCTCGGCCTGGCGCTGCCAGGCCTGGGCCAGGCATTCGGCATCGACCGCGATGAAGCCCAGGCGGCTGCAGGCCTGCAGGGCCGCCAGATAGGTAGGCTCTGTACGCAGTGCCGGCGGCGTGGGCTGGGGCACCAGTTCTACGGAGTTGGCATCGTGGTGCAGGCGCGCGCCAAAGGTGGCACTGTGGTGGTGGACGATGGCGTCCGCCAGGGCCTGGATCTCTGCAGTGTGCATGGCGTGGTCTTCCAGCGAGGGTCAGGCGTGGTGCCAGAACGGAGTGCCCAGCACCGGGGTGCTGGGCTGGGCGGCACGCTGCTCGGCCATGGCGCCAGCCAGGTAACCGTCGCGGCCGGCCTGTACGGCGTCGGCAAAGGCACCTGCCATGCGCACGGGGTCTTCCGACAGGGCCACGGCTGTGTTCAGCAGCACGCCGTCAAAGCCCCATTCCATGACGGTGCAGGCGTGGGAGGGGCGGCCCAGGCCGGCGTCGACGATCAGCGGCACGTTCAGGCGCTCGCGCAGTGTCTGCATAGCATAGGGGTTGGCGGGACCGCGGCCGGTGCCGATGGGCGCGGCCCAGGGCATGACGGCCTGGCAGCCCACATCGACCAGGCGCTGGCACAGCACCAGATCTTCGGTGCAGTAGGGCAGCACCTGGAAGCCGTCCTTGATCAGGATGGAGGCGGCCTCCACCAGGTTCAGGGTGTCGGGCTGCAGGGTGTAGTCGTCGCCGATCAGCTCCAGCTTGATCCAGGGGGTGTCGAACACCTCGCGCGCCATCTGGGCGGTGGTGACGGCTTCCTGGATGGTCATGCAGCCAGCGGTATTGGGCAGCACGGGCACGTTCAGCTTGCGCAGCAGCTCCCAGAAGCTGGCGCCGGTTTCGGCCACTTCGGCGGCGCTGCTGCCCTGGCGGCGCAGCGAGGCGGTCACCATGGCAGGTTTCGCACGGGCGACCGCCGCTTCCAGCACGGCGGGTGAAGGGTAGCGCGAGGTGCCCAGCAGCAGGCGGCTGTGGAAGGTCTGGCCGTACAGCGTCAGGCTGTCAGCGGAGGATGCGGTGGTGTCGGTCGACATGAAATACTTCTGTGTTGGCGTAGGGCTCCGGCGCCTGCTGGGCGAGGGAGCGGTCCATTGGACGCTGAATGGGGCCCGAGTCTGCGGTCAGCCGCCGGTCACGGGGGCAATGATTTCGACCTGGTCGCCTTCGGCCAGCGCATGGGCCGCATAGCGGCCACGGGGCACAAAGCCGGTGTTCACCGCCACGGCAAAGGGCGGCTTGGCCTGCCACTGGGCCACGGCATCGGCCACGGTGGCGTTGGCAGGCAGTTCCACGGATTGCTGGTTGATGGTGATGTGCATGGGCTCTCAGGTCGGGGTAAAAAGGCAAAAATCTACTACGGGTTAACCCGTGGAGGAGGCGGCGATATCGCTGTAAGGGCTGGATCAGGCCGCCTGGGCAGTGGTCTGGGCAGCGGTGTGCGGCAGGTGCACGGCCACATCGAATTGTCGGGCCAAGTCGGTGGCTCCGCTGCGCAAAACCTGCAATGTGATGTCCAGCATGGCCGGGGAGATCATGAAACCGTGGCGGTACAGGCCGTTGACCTGCAGCACGCGATCATCCAGCCAGCGCAGTGCGGGCAGGTTGTCGGGCAGGGTGGGGCGGCACTGGGTGGCGATCTCCAGAATGCGTGCCTCGGCAAAGCCGGAGTGCACGGTATAGAGGGCGCTGAGCAGTTCCATGGTGGAGCGCACACTGGCCGGTCCCATGTCGTCGGACTCGATCTCGGTGGCACCGATCACAAACACATGGTCCTGCTTGGGGGCGATGTACAGTGGGTAGCGCGGGTGCACCAGGCGCGTGGGGCGCTGTAGCGTGACTTCGGGGGCGTGGACGCGCACGACCTCGCCGCGGATGCCGCGCAGCGCGCTCCACTCTGTGCGGGCGCCCAGGCCGCGGCAGTCCAGCACCAGATCGGGCTGGCCGGCACTGCCCGGGGCAAAGTCCGTGGTTTCACGGGCGGTGTGCCAGTGGAATTGCACGCCCAGGCGGGCCAGGGTGGTTTCCAGTGCGGCCAGCAGCTGGCGGTTGTCCAGCTGGCCCTCGCCGGGCAGGTACACGCCCTGCTGGAAGCGGCCCTGCAGTGCCGGCTCGACGGTGGCCATCTGGGCGTGGCTGACGCTTTCCAGCGCCGGCAGCGTGGGATTGATGCGGCGGTTCTTCTCGAACAGGCTGCACAGGCGGCTGGCATCGGGTGCATCCTGGCGGTGCCAGACCACGAGGGTGCCGTTTTGCTGGAAGTAGACCGGAGCGTCGAGCTGGGCAATCAGCTCGGGCCAACGGGTGAGGGCGTATTGGCCCATGTGCACCACGCCGGGCTCGGTGATGGCCGATTCGGCCAGCGGGGCCAGCATGGCGGCGGCCACGCGGGCGGCGGCGCCGTCGGCTTCGGGGCCCTTGGCCTCGAACACTTCCACGCGGTGCCCTTCGCGCGCCAGCTCCAGGGCCAGCAGGCGGCCCATCAGGCCGGCGCCCAAAATGGCGATATGGGAAGGTGCAGTCAGAGCAAGCATGGCGGTGTCGTTTCGTCCAAGGCGGTTAGAAGGCAATCCAGGGACCAAACGGGGTGGCATAGCCTGCAGAGGGCGGCCACCGGCTGTGAAACTCCCCACGCCAGCATGACCTGGATCGGGTGTCGGGGTCGCCTGCGTGCCGGGTCGGCATCCAGGCGGCCCCAGGGTCTGTTCTCAGTCGCATGCGGCCCGTGCCGCTGTGCGGCGGGCCGATGGACACCCCTGTTTCGTCCGTGAGCAGGAATTACAGCACAAGCCGCATACCTGGGATGGCCTTGTCGGCACAAGCCTTGGCTTGGGTCATAATTTTTGCCCTATGACCCCTCAGACATCCTCTGCGCCGCACCCAACTTCGCGTTATGTGCGTGTGCTGTCCATTGCCGGCTCCGACAGCGGCGGTGGCGCCGGCATCCAGGCCGACCTCAAGACTTTCAGTGCCCTGGGCTGCTATGGCATGACGGCCATCACGGCCATTACCGTGCAGAACACGCTGGGCGTGACCGGCATCCACAGCATTCCGGTGGATATTCTGCGCGGCCAGATCGACGCCGTGGTGGAAGACATCGGTGTGGATGCCGTCAAGATCGGCATGCTGGCCACGCCGGAAGTGGTGCGCACGGTGGCTGACGCCCTGCGCCGCCACGGCCTGCAACAGGTGGTGCTGGACCCGGTGATGGTGGCCACCAGCGGCGACCGCCTGATTGCCGAAGAAACCAAGGACGTGCTGGTGCGCGAGCTGTTCCCGCTGGCCACGGTGGTGACACCCAATCTGGACGAGGCCAGCCTGCTGATCGGCCGCCCCATCGATGGCATCGACGCGCTGGAGGCTGCTGCCAGCGACTTGCTGGCGCTGGGCGCGCCGGCCGTGGTGGTCAAGGGCGGACATTTGCCCGGTGACTGGGTGGTGGACCTGCTGGCTGCGCAGGACGGTCTGCGCCGCACGCTGGAGTCGCCACGCATTGCCACGCACAACGGCCATGGCACGGGCTGCACGCTGTCGTCGGCCATCGCGGCCCATCTGGCCCTGGGCCTGCCGCTGGCCGATGCCGTGGCGCACGCGCGTAGCTACATCCTGGAGGCGATCCGCGCCGGTGCGGCCGTGCGTACCGGCCATGGCCATGGGCCGCTGAACCACGGCCACGCGCCCGTGGCCCAGATCATTCGCGCCAACTGAAAGCGTGCAGCGGCGCAGGGCGCCGGCGAGTCCCGCTGTGGCGGACACGTAAAAA comes from the Comamonas terrigena NBRC 13299 genome and includes:
- the thiE gene encoding thiamine phosphate synthase, encoding MHTAEIQALADAIVHHHSATFGARLHHDANSVELVPQPTPPALRTEPTYLAALQACSRLGFIAVDAECLAQAWQRQAERTNHFDVTHWPDDPQDFGLAGADPAQAFPACPRQLGLYGVLPTAEWVGRMARAGVPTVQLRFKSDNAAAIRAEVRAAVAAVQGTNARLFINDHWREAIDAGAYGIHVGQEDLDALAGEHLAAIHASGLRLGVSTHGYAEMVRAHAVQPSYIALGAVFPTTLKKMATAPQGVARLQAYVRLMQAYPLVAIGGIAAEQFGDIAATGVGSIAVVRALVNAPDPQAAARDLMARLPQPAQS
- a CDS encoding thiazole synthase, encoding MSTDTTASSADSLTLYGQTFHSRLLLGTSRYPSPAVLEAAVARAKPAMVTASLRRQGSSAAEVAETGASFWELLRKLNVPVLPNTAGCMTIQEAVTTAQMAREVFDTPWIKLELIGDDYTLQPDTLNLVEAASILIKDGFQVLPYCTEDLVLCQRLVDVGCQAVMPWAAPIGTGRGPANPYAMQTLRERLNVPLIVDAGLGRPSHACTVMEWGFDGVLLNTAVALSEDPVRMAGAFADAVQAGRDGYLAGAMAEQRAAQPSTPVLGTPFWHHA
- the thiS gene encoding sulfur carrier protein ThiS, which translates into the protein MHITINQQSVELPANATVADAVAQWQAKPPFAVAVNTGFVPRGRYAAHALAEGDQVEIIAPVTGG
- the thiO gene encoding glycine oxidase ThiO, which codes for MLALTAPSHIAILGAGLMGRLLALELAREGHRVEVFEAKGPEADGAAARVAAAMLAPLAESAITEPGVVHMGQYALTRWPELIAQLDAPVYFQQNGTLVVWHRQDAPDASRLCSLFEKNRRINPTLPALESVSHAQMATVEPALQGRFQQGVYLPGEGQLDNRQLLAALETTLARLGVQFHWHTARETTDFAPGSAGQPDLVLDCRGLGARTEWSALRGIRGEVVRVHAPEVTLQRPTRLVHPRYPLYIAPKQDHVFVIGATEIESDDMGPASVRSTMELLSALYTVHSGFAEARILEIATQCRPTLPDNLPALRWLDDRVLQVNGLYRHGFMISPAMLDITLQVLRSGATDLARQFDVAVHLPHTAAQTTAQAA
- the thiD gene encoding bifunctional hydroxymethylpyrimidine kinase/phosphomethylpyrimidine kinase, whose protein sequence is MTPQTSSAPHPTSRYVRVLSIAGSDSGGGAGIQADLKTFSALGCYGMTAITAITVQNTLGVTGIHSIPVDILRGQIDAVVEDIGVDAVKIGMLATPEVVRTVADALRRHGLQQVVLDPVMVATSGDRLIAEETKDVLVRELFPLATVVTPNLDEASLLIGRPIDGIDALEAAASDLLALGAPAVVVKGGHLPGDWVVDLLAAQDGLRRTLESPRIATHNGHGTGCTLSSAIAAHLALGLPLADAVAHARSYILEAIRAGAAVRTGHGHGPLNHGHAPVAQIIRAN